From the genome of Winogradskyella forsetii, one region includes:
- a CDS encoding FAD:protein FMN transferase, translated as MKALITSFIILFSIVVHTQEPYKRTLKLMGSRFDITVIAKDVVDANKYIDTAVAEITRIEKLISSWDVNSQTSAINRNAGIKPIKVDAELFQLIERAIGISKLTDGAFDISYASMDRIWKFDGSMTEMPSEDEIAASVAKVGFENIILNKENSTVFLKLEGMKIGFGAIGKGYAADKAKALLMAKGMSSGIINASGDMNTWGKQSNGNEWKVAITNPMDKNKVFALLPITDGAVVTSGNYEKYVNFNGKRYTHIIDPRTGYPSSGIISVTVFAPKAELADALATSVFVMGKETGLDRINQLPKIECIIIDDKGNITTSKNIEIDTTN; from the coding sequence TTGAAAGCACTAATCACTTCATTCATTATATTATTTTCAATAGTCGTTCATACACAAGAGCCTTATAAACGAACCCTAAAATTAATGGGCAGTCGTTTTGATATTACGGTGATTGCAAAAGATGTAGTGGACGCTAATAAGTATATTGATACCGCTGTTGCCGAAATTACTAGAATCGAAAAACTTATCTCCTCTTGGGATGTCAATTCTCAAACTTCAGCAATAAATAGAAATGCTGGTATTAAACCAATAAAAGTTGATGCCGAATTATTTCAATTAATAGAACGCGCAATTGGCATATCTAAACTTACCGATGGTGCTTTTGACATCAGTTATGCCTCCATGGATCGGATTTGGAAGTTTGATGGCAGTATGACAGAGATGCCTTCGGAAGACGAAATTGCTGCATCAGTAGCGAAAGTGGGATTTGAGAATATTATCCTCAACAAAGAAAATAGTACCGTTTTTCTGAAGCTCGAAGGAATGAAAATAGGCTTTGGAGCCATTGGGAAAGGCTATGCGGCAGATAAAGCCAAAGCGTTGTTGATGGCGAAAGGCATGTCTTCAGGAATTATAAATGCATCTGGCGATATGAATACTTGGGGCAAACAATCCAATGGTAACGAATGGAAAGTTGCCATCACAAATCCAATGGATAAAAACAAGGTCTTTGCATTATTACCTATTACTGATGGTGCCGTAGTAACCTCAGGAAATTATGAAAAATATGTCAACTTTAATGGTAAAAGATACACACATATCATTGATCCAAGAACAGGTTATCCATCTAGCGGAATTATAAGTGTCACGGTTTTCGCACCTAAAGCTGAATTGGCCGACGCTCTGGCGACATCTGTATTTGTGATGGGAAAGGAAACTGGATTGGATCGAATCAATCAACTACCAAAAA
- a CDS encoding thioredoxin family protein, with translation MNKFFLIAIALIFSMVSVGAQEWQTDFEKAKEIAAKESKPIILVFQGSDWCAPCIKLDREVWSTETFKTYAAAHYVMLQADFPRKKKNALPDQQSKANAKLFETYNKNGFFPFVVVLNAKGEVLGEASYKKTTPEKYITTLNSFIK, from the coding sequence ATGAATAAATTTTTTTTAATAGCCATAGCGCTAATATTTAGCATGGTTAGTGTAGGCGCCCAAGAATGGCAAACAGATTTCGAAAAAGCAAAAGAAATAGCTGCAAAAGAAAGTAAACCGATTATTCTTGTTTTTCAGGGTTCAGACTGGTGCGCTCCTTGCATAAAACTAGATAGAGAAGTGTGGAGTACAGAAACATTTAAAACTTATGCAGCAGCGCACTATGTAATGCTTCAAGCGGATTTTCCTCGAAAAAAGAAAAATGCATTACCCGATCAGCAATCAAAAGCTAATGCCAAATTATTTGAAACGTATAATAAGAATGGTTTTTTTCCCTTCGTAGTTGTTTTGAATGCCAAAGGAGAAGTTTTAGGTGAAGCAAGCTATAAAAAAACAACACCGGAAAAGTATATCACAACACTAAACTCATTCATAAAATAA
- a CDS encoding Crp/Fnr family transcriptional regulator, with amino-acid sequence MTFKEQLNNQFGFNNDNLLKGLSLEVCQLLTANLETYSFKAGNFIFKEGEKPKGIYRIKTGKVKKFTHTDFGAQHIFYVCKEQEYLGYHAILSEEYYPDSAAALTDGDIDFIPKADFEKAVHTCHLLSQRLLKNLSHEFGVFIKTTKLLAKYTVRERAALTLLILEGKYANGSIQATEIIMQREDLASMVGTAKESVVRMLKDFKEEQLITTKRSSIFIKDYEGLVKVSNLF; translated from the coding sequence ATGACATTTAAAGAACAGCTCAATAATCAATTTGGTTTTAATAATGATAACCTCTTAAAAGGGTTGTCACTGGAAGTGTGTCAACTGTTAACGGCCAACTTGGAAACCTATTCATTCAAAGCAGGAAACTTTATTTTTAAGGAAGGCGAAAAGCCCAAAGGAATATATCGCATCAAAACAGGAAAAGTAAAGAAGTTTACCCATACAGATTTCGGCGCACAACATATATTTTATGTCTGTAAAGAACAAGAATATTTGGGCTATCACGCTATTCTGAGTGAAGAATATTATCCGGATTCAGCTGCTGCTCTTACAGATGGGGATATCGACTTCATACCAAAAGCAGACTTTGAAAAAGCGGTGCATACATGTCATTTATTGTCGCAGCGCTTATTGAAGAATTTAAGTCACGAGTTCGGTGTGTTTATTAAGACAACAAAGTTGCTTGCCAAGTATACCGTTAGAGAAAGAGCTGCTTTAACTCTTTTGATTCTAGAAGGGAAATATGCAAATGGATCGATCCAAGCGACCGAAATAATCATGCAGCGCGAAGACTTGGCAAGTATGGTAGGTACAGCAAAGGAATCCGTAGTGCGAATGCTGAAAGATTTTAAAGAGGAACAACTAATAACAACAAAAAGAAGTAGCATTTTTATTAAAGATTATGAGGGACTTGTGAAAGTATCCAATCTATTTTGA
- a CDS encoding VIT1/CCC1 transporter family protein, translating into MNRSGWLRAGVLGANDGILSTASIIIGVAAASSTREPIIIAGVAGLVAGALSMAAGEYVSVSSQTDIEKSDLKREKQELIDMPEEELIELAKIYENRGLTPETALEVATQLTAHNALEAHARDELGIMELTEAKPLQAALSSGIAFTIGGFLPVVVAYVAPLNTMEYIQYVFAILFLIVLGIISARTGGSKVLKPILRITFWGTLAMGITAIIGHLFNVNMV; encoded by the coding sequence ATGAACAGAAGCGGCTGGTTAAGAGCTGGCGTACTGGGTGCTAATGACGGTATTTTATCAACGGCAAGTATTATCATAGGTGTAGCTGCAGCTAGCAGTACTCGTGAACCGATTATTATTGCTGGAGTAGCTGGATTGGTAGCAGGAGCTCTGTCAATGGCCGCAGGAGAATATGTTTCGGTAAGTTCTCAAACTGATATTGAAAAATCCGATTTGAAACGAGAGAAACAAGAACTCATAGATATGCCCGAAGAAGAACTTATAGAGCTAGCCAAAATCTATGAGAACAGAGGGTTGACACCAGAAACGGCCCTAGAAGTAGCTACCCAACTCACGGCACACAATGCACTTGAGGCACACGCAAGAGACGAGTTGGGTATCATGGAACTTACAGAAGCAAAACCATTACAGGCGGCACTTTCCTCTGGAATTGCATTTACCATAGGCGGATTTCTGCCTGTTGTGGTGGCATATGTTGCCCCTTTGAATACAATGGAATATATACAATATGTATTTGCTATTTTATTTCTAATTGTTTTAGGAATTATTTCTGCAAGAACAGGTGGTTCCAAAGTTTTAAAACCTATTCTGCGCATCACATTTTGGGGTACGCTAGCGATGGGAATAACTGCAATAATTGGCCATTTGTTTAATGTCAATATGGTTTAA
- a CDS encoding efflux RND transporter periplasmic adaptor subunit — protein sequence MREILYKMTLLSIVLTLFSCGNNETNSENAISTSETDDRIFVSKAQFESNKMTLGSITEMQFPVTVQTTGMVDVPPDNRAVVNATMGGYIKTTPLLIGDKVRKGQELVTIENPDFVTIQQQYMEVNEQLTYLQSEYDRQQTMKAENITSQKSFLQAESAFKTAKAKYNGLKKQLQLLNISPTSVESGNIRSVVTIYAPISGSITKVNVTRGTYVSPATAILEIVNNDHIHLELSVFEKDIMKLKKGQKINFKIPESSSGTYVAEVHLIGTAIEDNRTIKVHGHIENEKEINFLPGMFVDAEIVIESAFAKALPETAIATIEDESYLLILHEETAEGYYFEQAEVEIGEETDKFVNILASDNFQTDATFLTNGTFNLVGESGGHDH from the coding sequence ATGCGAGAAATACTATATAAAATGACCTTATTATCAATTGTACTGACACTCTTTAGTTGTGGTAATAATGAGACCAATTCAGAAAACGCTATATCAACTTCTGAAACTGATGATAGGATATTTGTGTCAAAAGCACAATTTGAAAGTAATAAAATGACGCTCGGCAGCATTACGGAAATGCAATTTCCAGTAACCGTTCAAACTACAGGAATGGTAGACGTTCCGCCAGATAATCGTGCTGTAGTCAATGCCACAATGGGTGGTTATATTAAAACCACACCCTTATTGATAGGAGATAAAGTGCGCAAAGGACAAGAACTGGTTACGATTGAAAATCCTGACTTTGTGACCATTCAGCAACAGTATATGGAAGTGAATGAACAACTTACCTATTTGCAATCTGAGTACGATAGACAACAAACAATGAAGGCGGAAAATATCACTTCACAAAAAAGTTTTCTTCAAGCAGAAAGTGCTTTTAAAACCGCAAAAGCAAAGTATAATGGTTTGAAAAAACAGCTACAACTACTCAACATTTCGCCAACTAGTGTAGAGTCTGGAAATATTCGCTCTGTGGTTACTATTTATGCACCTATTTCGGGCAGTATTACAAAGGTAAATGTGACCAGAGGTACTTATGTTTCACCAGCGACGGCTATCTTAGAAATTGTGAATAACGATCACATTCACTTAGAATTATCGGTTTTTGAAAAGGATATAATGAAGCTCAAAAAAGGACAGAAAATCAATTTTAAAATCCCGGAATCTTCTTCAGGAACCTATGTAGCCGAAGTCCATTTAATAGGAACCGCTATTGAAGATAATAGAACTATAAAGGTTCACGGGCACATTGAAAACGAGAAAGAAATCAATTTTTTACCTGGTATGTTTGTAGACGCAGAGATTGTTATTGAGTCCGCTTTCGCAAAAGCGTTACCAGAAACAGCCATTGCCACTATTGAAGATGAGAGCTACTTGTTAATACTCCATGAGGAAACAGCAGAAGGTTACTATTTTGAGCAGGCCGAAGTTGAAATAGGTGAAGAAACGGATAAATTTGTAAATATTTTGGCCTCAGATAATTTCCAAACTGATGCCACTTTTTTAACTAACGGCACCTTTAATCTCGTAGGAGAATCAGGTGGACATGACCATTAA
- a CDS encoding CusA/CzcA family heavy metal efflux RND transporter, with protein MLSHIINFSLKNKFVILLMTTFIIGFGLYSLTQISIGAVPDVTNNQVQVITTSRNLSTQDMEQFITYPVELEMANLPGVQEIRSVSKFGLSVVTIVFDDDMGTFLPRQLIAEKIKSATEKIPEGFGTPEMGPITTGLGEIYQYILDVEPKYKDRYTAQDLRTIQDWIVKRQLSGIPGVVEVNTWGGFLKQYEVAIDTDKLNAMNITAQEVFTALEMNNSVSGGGYIEKVNQAYFIRGEGLISSLDDIKNIVIKNEDNFPIYIKNVANVGFGSATRFGAITGNGEGEKVLGQVMMLKDANSKKVIEAVKERVAEISKSLPEGVYINAFLDRSELIGKTTFTVSENLILGCLIVIFVVVLMLGNFRSGLVVASVIPLCLLFALSLMYIFGVDANLMSLGAIDFGIIIDGAVIIVEFIAFRITLKADEINAYSKAERQELKDKITFKGASKMMNSAIFGQLIILIVFIPILSLSGVEGKMFKPMALTFSFALIGAMLLCFTYVPVAASLFLKPSKVSDKNISVRLMRWLNKLYEPSIHWALHSKRLVLAMASVLLAVSIYLYTTMGGEFVPTLDEGDFVIQPVLKTGTSLSNTVKITTEIEKILLSEFPEVKQVVTRIGAAEVPTDPMSMEESDVIIVLKPKSEWVSATSKDELADKFKEALAIIPGMEVEFTQPIEMRFNELITGVRADIAIKIFGEDLNILAKKGNEIGELIADVPGAADISVEKIAGLPEMNVKFNRAKIARYGLNIQDVNDMVSMGFAGRSAGSVFEGEKRFDLVVRLDKAKRQDLNNLNNLYIDLPNGSKIPLRELADITYQKGAAKISRDDTRRRIVVGINVRNRDLQSVVDDVQKLIDENVKLPVGYSITYGGQFENLESAKSRLFIAVPIALVLIFVLLYFAFKSVKEALMIFSAIPLAAVGGVWLLWLRDLPFSISAGVGFIALFGIAVLNGIVLIEHFKELKKEERFTNINDLIKQGTKDRLRAVLLTAMAAALGFLPMAISTNAGAEVQRPLATVVIGGLITATLLTLVVLPVLYSYFSSTKTMKKVSTGKKVAGITTILLLFSLQLKAQQKPLTLEELVPLAIANNAALNAAQLEIDKSESLINSAFSFDKTQVYYEFDENNLAVNNEPIQVFGIQQDFKFPTVYFSEKKRNQRSYDVSNSRYAIQKKGITRKVTAAFYSYQVAKEKQRVLKTLDSLYSDFARIAKRRFELGETNYLEKISAASKQKQININYLETQRDAALAYNHLVKLVQSKDTLRVVDSTILKASLQMIDISNSEELQFYKNRVALLEAQRSFEKQQLLPDISFNYFQGTNSGLNDNLYGYQVGLKIPLLFGGQSARIKAAGISKKIITQESNEYNIQLNAKFKELTEQLNQLKMALAYYEDEGSNLSEEILKTANGSFRNGEIDFYHYIQSIESAYEVKLAYLNTLNEYNYIVINLNYLTL; from the coding sequence ATGCTTTCACATATTATCAATTTCAGCTTAAAGAATAAGTTTGTTATTCTTTTAATGACCACATTTATCATTGGGTTTGGGTTGTATTCCTTAACTCAAATTTCCATAGGTGCCGTACCTGATGTGACTAACAATCAGGTGCAGGTCATTACCACATCTCGCAACCTATCCACACAGGATATGGAGCAATTTATAACCTATCCCGTAGAACTGGAAATGGCAAACTTGCCAGGTGTTCAGGAAATTCGTTCGGTATCAAAATTTGGACTCTCCGTAGTGACCATTGTTTTTGATGACGATATGGGTACTTTTTTACCACGTCAGTTAATTGCCGAAAAAATTAAATCGGCAACAGAAAAAATTCCTGAAGGTTTTGGAACGCCCGAAATGGGACCTATTACCACTGGACTTGGCGAAATTTATCAATACATTCTAGATGTAGAGCCAAAATATAAAGACCGTTACACCGCACAAGATCTGCGAACAATTCAAGATTGGATTGTAAAACGCCAACTTTCAGGAATTCCTGGTGTGGTAGAAGTAAATACTTGGGGTGGATTTTTAAAACAGTATGAAGTTGCGATAGACACAGACAAGCTCAATGCAATGAATATTACAGCGCAAGAAGTTTTTACCGCACTGGAAATGAATAATAGCGTTTCTGGTGGTGGCTATATTGAAAAGGTTAATCAGGCTTATTTTATACGTGGCGAAGGCCTGATTTCCTCTTTGGACGATATCAAAAATATCGTGATTAAGAATGAAGATAATTTTCCAATTTATATAAAAAATGTAGCAAACGTTGGTTTTGGTAGTGCGACTCGTTTCGGAGCCATTACAGGAAATGGTGAAGGCGAGAAAGTGCTCGGTCAAGTAATGATGCTCAAGGATGCTAATTCCAAAAAAGTCATCGAAGCGGTTAAAGAGCGTGTTGCTGAAATCTCTAAATCATTGCCAGAAGGCGTTTATATCAACGCTTTTTTAGATAGAAGTGAATTGATAGGTAAGACTACATTTACGGTTTCAGAAAACCTGATCTTGGGTTGCTTGATTGTGATTTTTGTAGTTGTTTTAATGTTGGGAAATTTCCGTTCTGGACTCGTAGTGGCTTCGGTTATTCCGCTATGTTTGTTGTTTGCCCTGTCGTTAATGTACATTTTTGGCGTCGATGCAAATTTGATGTCGCTAGGTGCTATTGATTTTGGAATCATTATCGATGGCGCGGTGATAATAGTCGAGTTTATCGCTTTTAGGATTACTTTAAAAGCAGATGAGATTAATGCTTATTCAAAAGCTGAACGTCAAGAATTAAAGGATAAAATCACATTTAAAGGTGCCTCAAAAATGATGAACTCTGCCATCTTTGGACAATTAATTATTTTGATTGTCTTCATCCCAATTCTATCCTTATCTGGCGTAGAAGGAAAAATGTTTAAACCAATGGCGTTGACCTTTAGCTTTGCATTAATCGGTGCGATGTTGTTATGCTTTACCTACGTACCTGTGGCTGCTTCACTGTTTTTAAAACCGTCTAAAGTAAGTGATAAGAATATTTCAGTACGTCTTATGAGATGGCTCAACAAATTATATGAGCCTAGCATCCATTGGGCATTACATAGCAAGCGTTTGGTTTTGGCAATGGCCAGTGTTTTACTTGCGGTTTCTATCTATTTATATACCACAATGGGTGGTGAATTTGTGCCAACTCTAGATGAGGGCGATTTTGTAATTCAACCTGTATTAAAAACTGGAACGTCTTTGAGCAATACGGTGAAAATCACTACCGAAATCGAAAAGATATTACTCAGTGAATTCCCAGAGGTTAAACAAGTAGTCACCAGAATTGGTGCTGCCGAAGTCCCAACAGACCCGATGTCCATGGAGGAAAGTGATGTGATCATCGTTTTGAAACCTAAAAGCGAATGGGTTTCTGCCACAAGTAAAGACGAACTCGCCGATAAGTTTAAAGAGGCACTCGCTATTATACCAGGAATGGAAGTGGAATTTACACAACCTATCGAGATGCGCTTTAACGAATTAATCACTGGTGTGAGAGCCGATATTGCCATCAAGATTTTTGGAGAGGACTTGAACATTCTTGCTAAAAAAGGAAACGAAATAGGCGAATTAATAGCTGATGTGCCTGGTGCTGCGGATATATCGGTGGAAAAAATCGCTGGTTTGCCAGAGATGAATGTAAAATTCAATAGAGCTAAAATTGCGCGTTACGGACTTAATATTCAGGACGTAAATGATATGGTGTCCATGGGTTTTGCTGGTCGTAGCGCTGGTAGTGTTTTTGAAGGCGAAAAGCGGTTTGATTTAGTGGTACGGTTAGATAAAGCAAAACGTCAAGACCTTAATAACCTCAATAATCTATACATCGATTTACCTAACGGCAGTAAAATTCCACTACGCGAACTCGCGGATATTACCTATCAAAAAGGCGCAGCAAAAATATCCCGAGATGATACACGACGAAGAATTGTAGTAGGAATTAATGTTCGTAATCGCGATTTGCAATCGGTTGTTGATGATGTTCAAAAACTGATAGATGAAAATGTGAAACTTCCTGTTGGTTACAGTATAACCTATGGCGGCCAATTTGAAAACCTTGAAAGTGCTAAATCCCGCTTGTTCATTGCCGTTCCTATTGCGCTCGTCTTGATTTTTGTGTTGCTTTATTTCGCTTTCAAATCGGTTAAGGAAGCTTTGATGATTTTTTCGGCAATTCCATTGGCTGCTGTTGGTGGCGTGTGGTTGTTATGGCTACGTGACTTGCCGTTTAGTATTTCGGCAGGCGTTGGATTTATTGCCTTATTCGGTATTGCAGTACTTAACGGAATTGTACTCATAGAACATTTTAAAGAACTTAAAAAAGAAGAACGATTTACAAATATTAACGATTTGATAAAACAAGGAACCAAAGACAGATTGCGAGCCGTTTTGCTCACAGCAATGGCAGCTGCATTAGGATTTTTACCGATGGCGATTTCCACAAATGCTGGTGCCGAAGTACAACGACCACTTGCAACAGTAGTGATAGGTGGCTTGATAACAGCTACTTTATTAACCCTTGTGGTATTACCTGTACTATATTCTTATTTCAGCAGTACTAAGACAATGAAAAAAGTATCAACTGGAAAAAAGGTTGCTGGTATAACAACTATTTTACTGTTATTTTCATTGCAATTGAAAGCACAACAAAAGCCGTTGACCTTGGAAGAACTTGTTCCTCTGGCCATTGCAAATAATGCGGCACTCAACGCTGCTCAGTTGGAAATAGATAAATCTGAATCGCTTATAAATAGTGCGTTCAGTTTTGATAAAACGCAAGTTTATTATGAGTTTGATGAAAATAATCTTGCTGTAAATAATGAACCTATCCAAGTGTTTGGAATTCAGCAGGATTTTAAATTTCCGACGGTTTATTTCTCTGAAAAGAAACGCAACCAAAGAAGTTACGATGTTTCCAATAGCAGGTATGCCATTCAGAAAAAAGGAATTACACGCAAGGTGACAGCCGCTTTTTATAGCTATCAGGTCGCCAAAGAAAAACAGCGTGTTCTTAAAACTTTGGACAGTTTATACTCAGATTTTGCAAGAATAGCCAAAAGACGCTTTGAATTAGGAGAAACCAATTATCTGGAAAAAATTTCAGCTGCGTCTAAACAAAAACAGATTAACATCAATTATCTGGAAACACAGCGAGATGCTGCTTTGGCTTACAACCATTTGGTAAAACTGGTTCAATCCAAAGACACACTGAGAGTTGTAGATAGCACTATATTGAAAGCATCTTTACAGATGATAGATATTTCAAACAGCGAGGAACTCCAGTTTTATAAAAATCGAGTTGCCTTACTTGAAGCACAGCGGAGTTTTGAAAAACAACAATTGTTGCCAGACATAAGTTTCAACTATTTTCAAGGAACTAATTCAGGACTAAATGATAATTTATACGGCTATCAAGTTGGTTTAAAAATTCCGCTACTATTCGGTGGACAATCAGCGCGAATAAAAGCCGCAGGAATCTCCAAGAAAATTATAACCCAAGAATCTAATGAGTATAACATACAGCTCAACGCAAAGTTCAAAGAGCTTACTGAGCAACTAAATCAGTTAAAAATGGCTCTTGCTTATTATGAAGACGAAGGCAGTAATCTGTCTGAGGAAATTCTGAAAACCGCCAACGGAAGTTTTCGAAATGGCGAGATTGATTTTTATCACTACATCCAAAGTATCGAAAGCGCCTATGAGGTAAAGTTGGCCTATCTCAACACCTTAAATGAATACAATTACATTGTGATTAACCTTAATTACCTAACCTTATAA
- a CDS encoding P-loop NTPase fold protein, with the protein MKVIIGFEKFINWSKNSKRNPQQIVGVLFMRMLQYFYKTNKCFMESNKIESIFEDYLNKVNTNYALLISGKWGSGKTFLWKNTLEKKAIEKEFKPIYISLNGINDIREIEGILLSKVLPFSDKLDNEFIKNSLKFVRNGVNLLGNVFGGGTQLADITKGMNLNLNLSDVVLCFDDLERCSIPIKERLGLINDYTEHKNIKVIICADEEQINDEEYHKIKEKIIGRTLSYNANYDEVLDSYISKTEDEDFKNFLIEKKKNIVSFFKKYEIENLRTLGFYLENINRLFEYFKNENVMVIDSMLFFTAIISNEFKTGELSISNLKDKQGIDDFFLFIDIDEVVDNIIGTPIVQNKQKEIKEKTYNQRFSEKYLSDENDKNRYVFSETIYEFVLSGYLDTDKLKNEIDERNGKRNDTKEQKAYNKLIGYNFRMLEDDELKTSLNEVLKYAEQGKYDMYSYQTIYNNLSYQIKIGSLDITDKELTSRLMKGLNKSKNTSDLNESQMGNITHFKNEKDYNDIERKLYDFHIDKRSKLKSDSVNRIFEVLDSDLIEVNDFISEELRNNNSFFEFIDAKKFYDKLLTLTNKKLLVFSNALYDIYFKKGYVESPEKELSFFEKLHKLLNKFYKSNELKNPKKIILKELIERIEKIISHYK; encoded by the coding sequence TTGAAAGTTATAATAGGCTTTGAGAAGTTCATAAACTGGAGCAAGAATTCTAAACGCAACCCTCAACAAATAGTTGGGGTTTTGTTTATGAGAATGTTGCAGTATTTTTACAAAACAAATAAATGTTTTATGGAGTCAAATAAAATTGAGTCAATATTTGAGGATTACCTCAATAAAGTGAATACAAATTATGCCTTGTTAATAAGTGGAAAATGGGGAAGTGGAAAAACTTTTTTATGGAAGAACACGCTTGAAAAAAAAGCCATTGAAAAGGAATTCAAACCTATTTATATCTCGTTAAATGGTATTAATGACATTAGAGAAATTGAAGGCATATTATTAAGTAAAGTTTTACCCTTTTCAGATAAATTAGACAATGAGTTTATAAAGAACTCTTTAAAATTTGTTAGAAATGGAGTCAATCTACTTGGTAATGTTTTTGGAGGTGGGACTCAACTTGCCGACATAACTAAAGGAATGAATTTAAACCTTAATTTATCGGATGTCGTTTTATGCTTTGATGATTTAGAAAGATGCTCTATTCCAATCAAAGAAAGGTTAGGATTGATAAATGATTATACAGAACATAAAAACATCAAGGTTATAATTTGTGCTGATGAAGAACAAATTAATGATGAAGAGTACCATAAAATCAAAGAAAAAATAATTGGAAGAACTCTCAGTTATAATGCAAATTATGATGAGGTTCTTGATAGTTATATTTCAAAGACAGAAGATGAAGATTTTAAAAATTTCTTAATCGAGAAGAAAAAAAATATTGTTAGTTTTTTCAAGAAGTATGAAATTGAAAACCTGCGAACTCTTGGGTTTTATTTAGAAAACATTAATCGACTGTTTGAATATTTTAAAAACGAAAACGTAATGGTTATTGACAGTATGCTTTTTTTTACTGCAATTATTAGTAATGAATTTAAAACAGGAGAATTGTCTATTTCAAATTTAAAAGACAAACAAGGAATTGATGATTTCTTTCTATTTATTGATATTGATGAGGTTGTTGATAATATAATAGGTACTCCAATAGTTCAGAATAAACAAAAAGAAATTAAAGAAAAAACTTATAATCAAAGGTTTTCCGAAAAGTATTTAAGTGATGAAAATGACAAAAACAGATATGTTTTTTCTGAAACAATTTACGAATTTGTTTTATCAGGGTATTTAGATACTGATAAATTAAAAAACGAAATTGACGAGCGTAATGGAAAAAGAAATGATACTAAAGAGCAAAAAGCCTACAATAAATTAATAGGGTATAATTTTAGGATGCTTGAGGATGATGAATTGAAAACTTCCTTAAATGAAGTGCTTAAATATGCTGAACAGGGAAAATATGATATGTACTCCTACCAAACAATTTACAACAATCTGTCATATCAAATTAAAATAGGTTCTTTAGATATTACAGATAAAGAATTAACCTCACGATTAATGAAAGGTTTGAATAAATCTAAAAACACTTCTGATCTCAACGAAAGCCAAATGGGAAATATAACCCATTTTAAAAATGAAAAAGATTATAATGATATAGAAAGAAAACTTTATGATTTTCATATTGACAAAAGAAGCAAACTCAAAAGCGATAGTGTTAATAGAATATTTGAAGTTTTAGATAGTGACCTAATTGAAGTAAATGATTTTATTAGTGAGGAACTTAGAAATAACAATAGTTTTTTTGAATTTATAGATGCGAAAAAGTTTTATGATAAGTTATTGACTTTAACCAACAAAAAACTTTTAGTGTTCAGCAATGCACTATATGACATATATTTTAAAAAAGGGTATGTTGAAAGTCCTGAAAAAGAACTATCATTTTTTGAAAAGTTACACAAACTCCTTAACAAATTCTATAAATCAAATGAATTAAAAAACCCTAAAAAGATAATTTTAAAAGAACTAATAGAGAGAATTGAGAAAATTATATCTCATTATAAGTAG
- a CDS encoding GIY-YIG nuclease family protein, with protein MFYVYVLYSVNFDRNYVGMTDRLEERLIEHNQGKTKSTKAFVPWVRVHEEVFETRLEARTREKYLKSAAGRRWRKQNIRPRGATE; from the coding sequence ATGTTTTATGTGTATGTTCTTTATAGTGTTAATTTTGACAGGAATTATGTCGGTATGACAGATCGCCTTGAAGAAAGATTGATTGAACATAATCAAGGAAAGACAAAGTCAACTAAAGCTTTTGTTCCTTGGGTAAGAGTTCATGAAGAAGTTTTTGAAACACGACTTGAAGCTAGGACAAGAGAAAAATACTTGAAATCGGCAGCAGGAAGAAGGTGGAGAAAACAAAATATTAGGCCTCGTGGCGCAACTGAATAG